The Lycium ferocissimum isolate CSIRO_LF1 chromosome 10, AGI_CSIRO_Lferr_CH_V1, whole genome shotgun sequence genome window below encodes:
- the LOC132033106 gene encoding GDSL esterase/lipase EXL1-like, whose translation MKFLLFKIYSFLVLSISFCYAIRIPPNKSIPAVIVFGDSIVDTGNNNGLKTIFKVNYPPYGQNFMGGIPTGRFSNGKVPSDFLVEELGIKELLPAYLDPTLQAEDLITGVNFASGGAGYDPLTSEIAKVISLSRQLALFKEYIVKLKEIVGEDRKNEILANSLFILVTGSNDITNTYFSTPFRKSYYDVSSYADLLVNSASSFVQDLYELGARRIGVLSIPPIGCLPSQRTLEGGEERECVNYLNQAAQLFNSKLAADLNSLGNRLPNSRLVYVDIYNLTLDVIYNPQKYGFKIADKGCCGTGKIEVAEICTFTCSSDSDYVFWDSFHLTEKAYRLLAHQILSLYTFKICTFLVLSSIFYALLLCNVQAIINIPRNKSIPSVIVFGDSIVDTGNNNGLKTVAKVNYPPYGKDFMGGKPTGRFSNGKVPPDLIVEELGIKELLPAYLDPTLQAEDLITGVNFASGGAGYDPLTSEIANVISLSGQLEMFKEYIVKLKEIVGEDRKNEILANSFFILVTGSNDITNTYFSTTLRISYYDVSSYADFLVNYASSFVQDLYGLGARRIGAFGIPPIGCLPSQRTLKGGEERKCVDYLNQAAQLFNSKLATDLSSLGNKFPDSRLVYVDLYNLLLDVINDPQKFGFKIADKGCCGTGKIEVAEICTVTCSSDTDYVFWDSFHPTEKAYRFSVHQILVQHLSSFF comes from the exons ATGAAGTTCCTTTTATTCAAAATATACTCTTTTCTTGTGTTGTCAATAAGTTTTTGTTATGCCATAAGGATACCTCCTAATAAGTCTATTCCAGCAGTGATAGTTTTTGGAGACTCCATCGTTGATACTGGTAACAATAATGGCCTCAAAACTATATTTAAGGTTAATTATCCTCCTTATGGTCAAAATTTCATGGGAGGAATACCAACTGGAAGATTTTCTAATGGCAAAGTCCCCTCAGATTTCCTTG TGGAAGAATTGGGAATAAAAGAGCTTTTACCAGCATATCTTGATCCAACTTTACAAGCAGAAGATCTCATCACAGGAGTTAATTTTGCTTCAGGAGGTGCAGGATATGATCCTCTAACATCTGAAATTGCG AAAGTTATATCATTAAGTAGACAATTGGCATTATTCAAAGAGTACATAGTAAAGCTCAAAGAGATAGTAGGAGAAGACAGAAAGAATGAAATCTTGGCCAATAGCTTATTCATATTGGTCACAGGAAGCAATGACATTACCAACACGTATTTCAGTACTCCTTTTCGAAAATCATACTATGATGTTTCATCATACGCGGATCTCTTGGTCAACTCTGCTTCCAGTTTTGTACAG GATTTGTATGAGCTAGGGGCACGTCGGATTGGTGTTTTAAGCATACCACCAATCGGATGTTTGCCATCACAAAGAACACTGGAAGGAGGAGAAGAAAGAGAATGTGTTAATTATCTGAACCAAGCCGCGCAATTGTTCAACAGCAAGCTGGCAGCTGACTTAAACTCTCTTGGAAACAGATTACCTAATTCAAGATTGGTGTATGTAGACATATACAATCTTACACTTGATGTCATCTACAACCCTCAAAAATATG GATTCAAGATTGCAGACAAGGGATGCTGTGGAACAGGGAAAATAGAAGTTGCAGAGATATGCACATTTACGTGTTCGAGTGATTCTGATTATGTTTTTTGGGATAGCTTTCATCTTACAGAAAAAGCATACAGACTTTTAGCCCATCAAATTCTT TCACTTTATA CATTCAAAATATGTACTTTTCTAGTGTTGTCAAGCATTTTTTATGCACTTCTACTATGCAATGTCCAGGCAATCATAAATATACCGCGTAATAAGTCTATTCCATCAGTGATAGTTTTTGGAGACTCCATTGTTGATACTGGTAACAATAACGGCCTCAAAACTGTAGCGAAGGTTAACTATCCTCCTTATGGGAAAGATTTCATGGGAGGAAAACCAACTGGAAGGTTTTCTAATGGAAAAGTTCCTCCAGACTTGATTG TGGAAGAATTGGGAATAAAAGAGCTTTTGCCAGCATATCTTGATCCAACTTTACAAGCAGAAGATCTCATCACAGGAGTTAATTTTGCTTCAGGTGGTGCAGGATATGATCCTCTAACATCTGAAATCGCG AATGTTATATCATTGTCCGGTCAGTTGGAAATGTTCAAAGAGTACATAGTAAAGCTTAAAGAGATAGTAGGAGAGGATAGAAAGAATGAAATCTTGGCGAATAGCTTTTTCATATTGGTCACAGGAAGCAATGACATTACCAACACGTATTTCAGTACCACTCTTCGGATATCATACTATGATGTTTCCTCATACGCCGATTTTTTGGTCAACTATGCTTCTAGTTTTGTACAG GATTTATACGGGCTAGGAGCACGCCGGATTGGTGCTTTTGGCATACCACCAATCGGATGTTTGCCATCACAAAGAACACTGAaaggaggagaagaaagaaaatgtgtcgATTATTTGAACCAAGCAGCACAATTGTTCAACAGCAAGCTGGCAACCGACTTAAGCTCTCTAGGAAACAAATTTCCTGATTCAAGATTGGTGTATGTAGATTTATACAATCTTCTACTTGATGTCATCAACGACCCTCAGAAATTTG GATTCAAGATTGCAGACAAGGGATGCTGTGGGACAGGAAAAATAGAAGTTGCAGAGATATGCACAGTCACATGTTCCAGTGATACTGATTATGTTTTTTGGGATAGCTTTCATCCTACAGAAAAAGCATACAGATTTTCAGTTCATCAAATTCTTGTCCAACATTTAAGTAGCTTCTTCTGA
- the LOC132035265 gene encoding GDSL esterase/lipase EXL3-like, with product MALWCLLFIMFFSACEAKLQLPKDVNITAVFAFGDSIVDQGNNNNLTTHAKCNFLPYGKDFMGGKPTGRFSNAKTPPDMLVEDLGIKKLMPAYLDPNLKTEDLKTGVSFASGASGYDPLTPILASALPLSIQLAFFQQYIWKLKGSVGEEEGNNIVKNSLYIVAAGSDDLCNTYFMLKIPRKTLYNIDSYTNLMVDGASNFVKDLYNMGARRIWIFGIPPIGCLPSQRIRGGGPPRVCVDEYNQAALMTNTKLAAKIDSLSENFPESELVYINIYDPLLDLIVNHDKYGFEEAKSGCCRGKNEFLLCNNISGTCENDTKYLFWDGYHLTEKGYRVLLDQIFEK from the exons ATGGCTTTGTGGTGTTTactttttattatgttttttAGTGCATGTGAAGCAAAGTTGCAGCTACCAAAGGACGTGAATATAACTGCGGTTTTTGCTTTTGGAGATTCAATTGTGGATCAGGGAAATAACAACAATTTAACAACTCACGCaaagtgtaattttttgccttATGGGAAAGATTTCATGGGTGGAAAACCAACTGGAAGATTTAGCAATGCCAAGACTCCACCGGACATGTTAG TGGAAGATTTGGGGATTAAAAAGCTAATGCCAGCTTATTTGGATCCAAATTTGAAAACTGAAGATTTAAAAACTGGAGTAAGCTTTGCTTCAGGAGCCTCTGGATATGATCCTTTAACCCCAATTCTCGCG TCAGCGTTACCGCTATCAATACAATTAGCTTTTTTTCAACAATATATTTGGAAGCTGAAGGGATCTGTTGGGGAAGAAGAAGGCAACAATATTGTAAAAAACAGTCTTTACATTGTAGCTGCTGGCAGTGATGACCTCTGTAATACATATTTCATGCTCAAAATTCCACGGAAGACGCTATACAATATTGACTCATATACCAATCTTATGGTGGATGGAGCTTCCAATTTTGTCAAA gattTGTACAATATGGGAGCAAGAAGAATATGGATATTTGGGATTCCACCAATAGGGTGTTTGCCATCACAGAGAATCCGAGGTGGAGGTCCACCTAGAGTTTGTGTAGACGAATACAACCAAGCCGCACTAATGACAAATACCAAATTGGCAgctaaaattgattcattatcAGAAAATTTTCCTGAATCGGAGCTTGTTTACATCAATATTTATGATCCTCTACTTGATCTTATTGTCAACCACGACAAATATG GTTTTGAAGAAGCAAAGAGTGGCTGCTGCCGAGGAAAGAACGAGTTCTTACTATGCAACAACATCAGTGGAACATGTGAAAATGACACAAAATATTTGTTTTGGGACGGTTATCATCTCACAGAGAAAGGTTATAGGGTTCTCCTTGATCAGATTTTCGAAAAATAA